In Salinigranum marinum, one DNA window encodes the following:
- a CDS encoding DUF7123 family protein, with amino-acid sequence MSRAESATASKRDRLESYLRRRAEEGEFYFKSKFIASEVGLSTKEIGALMPEVRRSATTVDIDEWGYANATTWRVVPTED; translated from the coding sequence GTGAGCCGAGCCGAGTCGGCGACGGCGAGCAAACGGGACCGGCTGGAGTCGTACCTCCGCCGGCGCGCCGAAGAGGGAGAGTTCTACTTCAAGAGCAAGTTCATCGCAAGCGAGGTGGGGCTCTCGACCAAGGAGATCGGCGCGCTCATGCCCGAGGTTCGGCGGTCGGCGACCACGGTCGACATCGACGAGTGGGGGTACGCGAACGCCACGACGTGGCGGGTCGTCCCGACCGAGGACTGA
- a CDS encoding heme-copper oxidase subunit III, with the protein MDGTPDVATHGEGGQTHHASRWPIVAAVGAATLYGGGGLVLAGGSLLPRLPLLGLAGVGVVVLFVGLAGWAYEAFVADYWATQADRSRIYMGGMILFLVSDVATFAAGFVYYAFVRVGSWPPGELPPLVGSLVLANTLVLVVSSGTIHLAHGALEAGRRRRFVRWLAVTVGLGVVFVAGQIYEYYEFVVHEEFALSSGVFASAFFGLTGLHGLHVTLGVVMLGTVLVRALQGQFVEGRDTGVRTVALYWHFVDVVWVFLVAVLYVGAVVG; encoded by the coding sequence ATGGACGGCACACCCGACGTAGCGACGCACGGCGAGGGCGGGCAGACGCACCACGCCAGCCGGTGGCCGATCGTCGCCGCCGTCGGCGCGGCGACGCTGTACGGCGGCGGTGGCCTGGTGCTCGCCGGCGGATCGCTGCTCCCGCGGCTCCCACTGCTCGGTCTCGCCGGCGTGGGCGTTGTGGTGCTGTTCGTCGGCCTGGCGGGGTGGGCGTACGAGGCGTTCGTGGCCGATTACTGGGCCACACAGGCGGACCGCTCGCGCATCTACATGGGCGGGATGATCCTCTTTCTCGTCTCCGACGTGGCGACGTTCGCGGCGGGGTTCGTCTACTACGCGTTCGTCCGGGTGGGCTCGTGGCCGCCGGGGGAGTTGCCGCCGCTCGTCGGGTCGCTCGTGCTCGCGAACACGCTCGTGTTGGTCGTGAGCAGCGGGACGATCCACCTCGCACACGGCGCGCTCGAAGCCGGCCGACGGCGGCGGTTCGTCCGGTGGCTCGCGGTGACGGTCGGGCTCGGCGTCGTCTTCGTCGCCGGGCAGATATACGAGTACTACGAGTTCGTCGTCCACGAGGAGTTCGCTCTGTCGAGCGGCGTCTTCGCCAGCGCCTTCTTCGGGCTCACGGGACTGCACGGGCTCCACGTGACCCTCGGGGTCGTGATGCTCGGGACCGTGCTCGTGCGTGCGCTTCAGGGGCAGTTCGTCGAGGGCCGCGACACGGGCGTCCGGACGGTCGCGCTCTACTGGCACTTCGTCGACGTCGTCTGGGTCTTCCTCGTCGCCGTGCTCTACGTCGGCGCGGTCGTCGGCTGA